A stretch of Fundicoccus culcitae DNA encodes these proteins:
- the sufD gene encoding Fe-S cluster assembly protein SufD gives MENKRQAMWLVDIQETAGNLWQNLPLKKIERINYSRWPLFLEKDASHSILGDRLFPDFIELSNQGVIILDLFDASRQYPELIQKYLFSVIPYDSDKNTAYHTAYLDGGVFIYVPKHLKVDIPLENILTKGDIDRPSMNQHLLIVVDENSCVNLIEKTDTQVEHDNSVTLFVELIALAGSIINYHAFDCMSHRTTSYIKRHAMAFKDASINWMIAAMNDGNTILDIETHLEGQGASTQLNVIVIASGKQQQVINSKINNQAKHTVGHILQHGVILDRATLTFNGIEFIAKDAKFADAQQESRVLMLSNEARGDANPILLIDEFEVTAGHAASIGQLDEEQLYYLMSRGLSRKEAEFLVIRGFLGRVITTIKNKDFQTAIIRRIDNKLESIT, from the coding sequence ATGGAAAATAAAAGACAAGCTATGTGGTTAGTCGATATTCAAGAAACAGCCGGAAACCTTTGGCAAAATTTACCACTCAAAAAAATTGAGCGCATAAATTATAGCCGTTGGCCATTATTCCTAGAAAAAGATGCTAGCCATTCTATTCTAGGGGATCGACTGTTTCCCGATTTTATTGAACTATCGAATCAAGGGGTTATTATCTTGGATTTATTTGATGCTAGTAGACAATATCCAGAACTGATTCAAAAATATCTATTTAGCGTCATCCCCTATGATTCAGACAAAAACACAGCGTATCATACAGCTTATTTAGATGGTGGGGTATTTATTTATGTTCCGAAACATTTAAAGGTTGATATTCCCCTCGAAAACATTTTAACCAAGGGAGACATTGACCGTCCGTCGATGAATCAACATCTGCTCATTGTTGTAGATGAAAATAGTTGTGTTAATTTGATTGAAAAAACGGACACGCAAGTTGAACACGACAATAGCGTAACTTTATTTGTTGAGTTAATTGCATTAGCTGGGTCAATAATTAATTATCATGCTTTTGATTGTATGAGCCATCGAACAACTTCCTATATTAAACGACATGCTATGGCTTTTAAAGATGCCTCGATCAATTGGATGATTGCCGCTATGAATGATGGCAATACAATTTTAGATATAGAAACACATTTGGAAGGTCAAGGTGCTTCTACACAACTAAATGTTATTGTTATTGCAAGTGGTAAACAACAACAAGTGATTAACTCTAAAATAAATAATCAAGCAAAACATACAGTAGGACATATTTTGCAACATGGTGTTATTTTAGATAGAGCCACTTTAACATTTAATGGCATTGAATTTATTGCTAAAGATGCAAAATTTGCAGATGCTCAACAAGAAAGCCGGGTTTTAATGTTATCTAATGAAGCCCGTGGTGATGCTAATCCAATCTTATTAATTGATGAATTTGAAGTGACCGCTGGTCATGCTGCCAGTATTGGTCAACTAGATGAAGAACAGTTATATTATTTAATGTCTAGAGGTTTAAGTCGTAAAGAAGCTGAATTTTTAGTCATACGTGGTTTTTTAGGAAGAGTTATCACTACAATCAAAAATAAAGACTTTCAAACAGCTATCATCCGTCGCATTGATAATAAATTAGAATCTATCACTTAA
- the sufC gene encoding Fe-S cluster assembly ATPase SufC, with the protein MSILDIKNLHVTIDDKAIVNGLNLTIKTGEIHVIMGPNGAGKSTLAAAIMGHPSYQVTDGVVMLDNVNLLELDVDERAKAGMFLAVQYPSEIPGVTNASFMRSAINARRAENDKISVRDFITKLNEKMALLEMPQEMAERYLNEGFSGGEKKRNEILQCLMIEPTFAMLDEIDSGLDIDALKVVAKGINALRGEDFGALIITHYQRLLDYIHPDYVHIMADGRIVQSGKAELAKQLEAQGYKNIIDNANKPIDQSFSE; encoded by the coding sequence GTGTCTATTTTAGATATAAAAAATTTACATGTAACCATAGATGATAAAGCGATTGTCAATGGACTAAATCTCACCATCAAAACGGGGGAAATCCATGTCATAATGGGACCCAATGGTGCTGGAAAATCAACTTTAGCTGCAGCCATCATGGGTCATCCCTCCTACCAAGTAACGGATGGCGTTGTTATGCTTGATAATGTCAATTTATTGGAACTGGATGTTGATGAACGCGCAAAAGCAGGCATGTTTTTAGCGGTTCAGTATCCGAGTGAAATACCTGGTGTGACTAATGCATCCTTTATGCGATCAGCCATCAATGCTAGACGAGCTGAAAATGATAAAATATCTGTCAGAGATTTCATTACGAAACTCAATGAAAAAATGGCTTTACTTGAAATGCCACAAGAAATGGCTGAACGCTATCTTAATGAAGGCTTTTCAGGCGGAGAAAAAAAGCGTAATGAAATTCTCCAGTGTCTTATGATCGAACCAACATTTGCGATGTTGGATGAAATTGATTCGGGTCTTGATATCGATGCCTTAAAAGTGGTTGCTAAAGGTATTAATGCGTTGCGGGGTGAAGACTTTGGGGCACTTATTATCACACATTATCAACGTTTGCTCGATTATATACATCCTGATTATGTTCATATTATGGCGGATGGTCGCATTGTTCAGTCAGGAAAGGCTGAATTAGCTAAACAACTAGAGGCCCAAGGTTATAAAAACATCATTGATAATGCAAACAAACCTATCGATCAATCGTTCTCAGAATAA
- a CDS encoding adaptor protein MecA, with translation MEMEHINENLIKVMIGMDDLEERGIDFLDLIGDQNSIEQFFYSILDEVDVDNHFHDSEAVTFQVMPNSEGLELYISRTNFDEMDAFWEDELSNRLREHRKQTRKGRSPKSKEKEIMNHSIDKNQSNEKTSTHVDKKRYNNINQIVRFQTLEDFLSLAREIPIDNIQTNLYHMHQSYYLVIKSINEQLDEKLAYSYILKMLEFGEPYSTTENVLMEHGELIREADALKFFGENI, from the coding sequence ATGGAGATGGAACATATCAATGAGAACTTAATCAAAGTAATGATCGGAATGGATGATTTAGAAGAAAGAGGGATTGATTTCCTAGACTTAATTGGAGATCAAAATAGTATAGAACAATTTTTCTACTCTATCTTGGATGAAGTAGACGTGGATAATCATTTCCACGATTCAGAAGCTGTCACATTCCAAGTCATGCCTAATTCAGAAGGGTTAGAATTGTATATAAGTCGAACAAATTTTGATGAAATGGATGCTTTTTGGGAAGATGAGTTATCTAATCGCTTGCGTGAACATCGTAAACAAACGCGTAAAGGTCGAAGTCCAAAATCTAAAGAAAAAGAAATAATGAACCATTCTATAGATAAAAATCAATCAAATGAAAAAACTTCTACCCATGTGGACAAAAAGAGATACAATAACATCAATCAGATTGTTAGATTTCAAACATTAGAAGATTTTCTTTCTTTAGCTAGAGAAATTCCAATCGATAACATTCAAACTAATTTATACCATATGCATCAAAGTTATTATTTAGTGATTAAATCGATAAACGAACAGTTAGATGAAAAATTAGCTTATTCGTATATCTTAAAAATGTTAGAGTTTGGTGAACCTTACTCAACGACAGAAAACGTGTTAATGGAGCATGGTGAATTAATTAGAGAAGCAGATGCCTTGAAATTTTTCGGAGAAAATATTTAA
- a CDS encoding competence protein CoiA family protein — protein MNIAKNQNGEIYYISQFLTSGPPKNQQWFCLKCQQPMHLKLSRNNNYFFSHVTACGQGLVKKEAVETEAHQLAKAQLVKCLSPAAQFVESEYGLNDIQQTADIYWQLSNSRQIVLEFQHSPISRKTLLKRHKLYLTQVNQCIWIMNDGQFKSNKLDFWHFSMLQFNHTFGNYWVSLDLGKNLIVIRPNIPLLYQEGFVMEERFYPLDANLAYILLGDVEHLNYRSRKRMTKKVKTKTFNQQLSAIMRNRHYFVPLQTLYRNGFRLHELPKWVLEESWTSPLIVQPMWEFFAWLFVNLKQYSFSSISESAFKELIQMKKPQATFHICQLPLIDEENQQVFFEELIALLIQKDILLQNEDRSFKILIK, from the coding sequence ATGAACATTGCAAAAAATCAAAATGGTGAGATATATTATATTTCGCAATTTCTCACATCAGGTCCCCCAAAAAACCAGCAGTGGTTTTGTCTCAAATGCCAACAACCCATGCATTTAAAACTTAGTCGAAACAACAATTATTTTTTTAGTCATGTCACTGCCTGTGGACAAGGATTAGTAAAAAAAGAGGCGGTTGAAACGGAAGCACATCAACTTGCCAAAGCACAGCTAGTTAAATGCCTATCACCGGCCGCACAATTCGTAGAGAGTGAATATGGATTAAATGACATTCAACAAACAGCTGATATTTATTGGCAATTAAGTAATAGTCGGCAAATTGTGCTTGAATTTCAACATAGCCCTATTTCGCGTAAAACACTGTTAAAAAGACACAAACTCTATTTAACACAAGTTAATCAATGTATTTGGATAATGAATGACGGGCAGTTTAAGTCAAACAAGTTAGATTTTTGGCATTTTTCAATGTTACAATTCAATCATACCTTTGGTAATTATTGGGTTTCTTTAGATTTAGGGAAAAATTTAATTGTTATTCGACCCAATATCCCATTGTTATATCAAGAAGGCTTTGTGATGGAGGAACGCTTTTATCCATTGGATGCTAATTTAGCCTATATATTGTTAGGTGATGTTGAGCATTTAAATTATAGAAGTCGTAAACGCATGACTAAAAAGGTTAAAACAAAAACGTTTAATCAACAATTAAGTGCCATCATGCGGAATAGACACTATTTTGTGCCGTTACAAACACTCTATCGAAACGGCTTTCGATTACATGAATTACCAAAATGGGTATTAGAAGAATCCTGGACATCACCTCTTATCGTCCAACCCATGTGGGAATTTTTTGCATGGCTTTTTGTTAACTTAAAACAATATTCTTTTTCATCTATCAGTGAATCAGCTTTTAAGGAACTTATCCAAATGAAAAAACCACAAGCAACGTTTCATATTTGTCAATTACCTTTAATCGATGAAGAGAACCAACAAGTATTTTTTGAAGAATTAATTGCTTTACTCATTCAAAAAGATATTCTGCTTCAAAACGAAGATAGGTCATTTAAAATATTAATCAAATAA
- the pepF gene encoding oligoendopeptidase F yields MAESYQTREEVPTENTWDLTVLFESDDVWEKEFKAVEEELTKIEALKGTLADSAESLVHAINTIASVSRKLSNVYTYSHLKYDQDSTNSTYQSLDARSTQLYSRFSELTAFFQPELLAIPEDKLNSFIESNATLQDYRQYLDNMTRQREHVLEPSQELLLAQVSEILGSASKTFGVLNNADLRFPTVEDSSGEKVQLTHSIYGKLLESTDRRVRRDTFKSFYSTYDQFKNTMASLLSTNIKAHNFSAKARNFSSARQAALFANNIPESVYDTLLEAVGERLPVLHRYVALRKELLGIEDLEMYDMYTPILGEVPLAFNYDEAKAITLEALAPLGEDYVDIIKKAFDERWIDLYENKGKRSGAYSSGTYDSNPYILMNWQDNVNWLYTLVHELGHSAHSYLTHANQPYIYGNYSIFLAEIASTTNENLLTSYLLERYTDPNVRLYILNHFLDGMKGTVFRQTQFAEFEHFMHTSEAEGKPLTQAFLSENYQAMNEKYYGPDVNSNSEIALEWSRIPHFYYNYYVFQYATGFAAATALSQKILSGDKESLNQYLTYLKAGESDYPIEIMQRAGVDMTQKDYLVSALDVFENRLDEFEKLLKDQK; encoded by the coding sequence ATGGCTGAAAGTTATCAAACACGAGAAGAAGTACCTACAGAGAATACATGGGATCTGACCGTCCTTTTTGAGTCAGATGATGTCTGGGAAAAAGAATTCAAAGCTGTTGAGGAAGAACTAACCAAAATTGAAGCGTTAAAAGGGACTTTAGCGGATTCAGCTGAAAGTTTAGTCCATGCAATCAATACGATTGCTTCTGTTTCAAGAAAACTATCAAATGTGTATACTTATTCCCATTTAAAATACGATCAAGATTCAACGAATTCGACATATCAATCATTGGACGCCCGATCAACACAACTATATAGTCGATTTTCTGAGTTGACGGCATTTTTTCAACCTGAATTATTAGCTATACCTGAGGATAAATTAAATTCATTTATTGAATCGAATGCAACACTACAAGATTATCGTCAGTACTTAGATAATATGACACGTCAAAGAGAGCATGTCCTTGAACCATCACAAGAACTACTGCTTGCTCAAGTGAGTGAAATACTAGGTTCAGCTAGTAAAACATTTGGCGTTTTAAATAATGCCGACTTACGTTTTCCGACGGTTGAAGATTCATCGGGTGAAAAAGTTCAATTAACCCATAGTATATATGGCAAATTGTTAGAGAGTACCGACAGACGTGTGCGCCGAGATACCTTTAAAAGTTTTTATTCCACCTATGATCAATTTAAAAATACCATGGCATCGCTTCTAAGCACTAATATTAAAGCACATAATTTTTCAGCTAAAGCACGAAACTTTTCGTCAGCTAGACAAGCGGCTTTATTTGCTAATAATATTCCTGAATCGGTATATGATACCTTATTAGAAGCGGTTGGTGAACGCTTGCCAGTCTTACATCGCTATGTTGCTCTAAGAAAAGAATTATTAGGTATTGAAGATTTAGAAATGTATGATATGTATACACCTATTTTAGGGGAAGTCCCTTTAGCCTTTAATTACGATGAAGCTAAAGCAATCACTCTAGAGGCTTTAGCACCATTAGGTGAAGACTATGTCGATATCATCAAAAAAGCCTTTGATGAACGTTGGATTGATTTATATGAAAATAAAGGGAAACGTAGTGGTGCCTATTCTTCAGGAACTTACGATAGCAATCCCTATATTTTAATGAATTGGCAAGACAATGTAAATTGGTTGTATACGTTAGTGCATGAATTAGGCCATAGTGCACATTCTTATTTAACACATGCCAACCAGCCCTATATTTATGGTAACTACTCAATCTTTTTAGCAGAGATTGCTTCAACAACCAATGAAAATTTATTAACAAGTTATTTATTGGAGCGCTATACCGATCCAAACGTTCGCTTATATATTTTAAATCACTTCTTGGATGGCATGAAAGGGACTGTTTTCCGTCAAACACAGTTTGCCGAATTTGAACATTTTATGCATACGTCAGAAGCTGAAGGGAAACCATTGACACAAGCCTTTTTATCTGAGAATTATCAAGCAATGAACGAGAAATATTATGGACCTGATGTTAATTCTAATTCTGAGATTGCCTTAGAATGGAGTCGAATTCCACACTTCTATTATAATTATTATGTGTTCCAATATGCAACTGGGTTTGCAGCAGCAACAGCCCTATCACAAAAAATTCTCAGTGGCGATAAAGAAAGTTTAAATCAATACCTCACCTATTTAAAAGCAGGTGAAAGTGACTATCCAATAGAAATCATGCAACGAGCAGGCGTTGATATGACCCAGAAAGATTATTTGGTTTCAGCACTAGATGTTTTTGAAAATCGTTTGGATGAATTTGAAAAGCTATTAAAAGACCAAAAATAA
- the trmB gene encoding tRNA (guanosine(46)-N7)-methyltransferase TrmB has protein sequence MRLRHKPWAQDLLNQHPEYVVQNAEQYKGNWQERFGNHHPIYIEVGSGKGRFITEMAKTYPDINFIAIELQTSVIVSILEIQLDIHLPNLQILHTNGSHLNQYFDQADISRIYLNFSDPWPKKKHTKRRLTSPAFLEQYQAIITANGEIHFKTDNQGLFEYSLASMSQYGMILKEVWLDLHQSDFEGNIETEYEMKFAEKGHRIYRLEAYFPNN, from the coding sequence ATGCGTTTAAGACATAAACCATGGGCTCAGGATTTATTAAATCAACATCCTGAATATGTGGTGCAAAATGCGGAACAATATAAAGGAAATTGGCAAGAACGTTTCGGTAATCATCACCCTATCTATATAGAAGTCGGGTCAGGTAAAGGTCGTTTTATTACTGAAATGGCAAAAACATATCCTGACATCAATTTCATTGCGATTGAATTACAAACCAGTGTGATTGTATCCATTCTTGAAATTCAACTAGACATCCATTTACCTAATTTACAAATTTTACATACCAATGGAAGTCACTTGAATCAATACTTTGACCAGGCTGACATCAGTCGAATTTATTTGAATTTTAGTGATCCTTGGCCAAAAAAGAAACATACCAAAAGACGCTTAACTAGTCCAGCCTTTTTAGAACAATATCAAGCAATTATTACAGCTAACGGGGAAATTCATTTTAAAACCGATAATCAAGGATTATTTGAATATTCTCTGGCTAGTATGTCACAATATGGCATGATACTTAAAGAAGTCTGGTTAGATTTACATCAATCTGATTTTGAAGGAAATATTGAAACAGAGTATGAAATGAAATTTGCTGAAAAAGGACATCGGATCTACCGTTTAGAAGCTTATTTTCCAAACAACTAG
- a CDS encoding phosphotransferase family protein produces MVENDEQWDMRPILGATGQAFMGVKEEEKIFFKRNSSPLIAALAADGITPKLKWTQRTYSGDILTAQEWAEGKTLSKQDMSSQRVIDLIRHVHESNNLLLTLKRIDNRVCKPLDFIDLYFNELPPSLKTHTLFNEIIQFLEDQIDDDFYLVDYVVCHGDLNHHNFLLSNHEQLYLVDWENVRIADPISDITWLLCQYLEPSQWMEWFNNYGIEITKKVFKRVQWYSLMNCLLLVKHYASENRYARMNEVILLIKSIYNQVK; encoded by the coding sequence TTGGTTGAGAATGACGAACAATGGGATATGCGGCCTATCCTAGGAGCTACGGGTCAAGCATTTATGGGTGTAAAAGAAGAAGAAAAAATCTTTTTCAAACGAAATTCTTCCCCACTAATTGCCGCTTTAGCTGCTGATGGTATTACACCCAAACTTAAATGGACACAACGTACTTATTCAGGTGACATTTTAACGGCTCAAGAATGGGCTGAAGGCAAAACTTTATCAAAACAAGATATGTCTAGTCAACGTGTCATTGATCTTATTCGCCATGTCCACGAATCAAATAATTTGTTACTGACTTTAAAGCGAATAGATAATCGTGTATGTAAACCACTTGATTTTATTGATTTGTATTTTAATGAATTGCCTCCCTCATTAAAAACACATACTTTGTTCAATGAAATCATTCAGTTTCTTGAAGATCAAATTGATGATGATTTTTATCTTGTGGATTATGTCGTCTGCCATGGTGATTTAAATCATCATAATTTTTTGTTGAGTAATCATGAACAGTTGTATTTAGTTGATTGGGAAAATGTTCGGATTGCTGACCCAATTAGTGATATTACTTGGTTATTGTGCCAATATTTAGAACCAAGTCAATGGATGGAATGGTTCAACAACTATGGAATAGAAATAACCAAAAAGGTTTTCAAACGTGTCCAATGGTATTCATTAATGAATTGCTTACTTTTAGTGAAACACTATGCAAGTGAAAATCGTTATGCACGAATGAATGAAGTGATACTATTGATCAAATCAATCTACAATCAGGTTAAATAA
- the pepA gene encoding glutamyl aminopeptidase, producing the protein MDDKTFKLIKDLTELQATSGNEKNVRNYMKNYMEPLTDRVEVSPLGNVFGIKESAVKDAPTLLVASHMDEVGFMVSQITKNGLFKVVPLGGWNPYVVSAQRYTLQTKKGDYICISSAVAPHLLRGKEGQSSLEISDVLFDVGFTSKEEAESYGVTPGDTLVPLVETVYTANKESIISKAWDNRYGCVAVLETWDAVKNQSLNNNLIMGASVQEEVGLRGIKGAVHQFQPDVFIAVDCSPAADAEGKSDVFGRLGEGFLLRVQDPGHLTHRGMVEYLLDTASTHHIPYQYYFSKGGTDAGAAHVMNQGIPSGVIGVPARYIHGHQTLFRISDYEAAREMLQTVVKTFDRTTLNTIMEMN; encoded by the coding sequence ATGGACGATAAAACTTTCAAATTGATAAAAGATTTAACAGAATTACAGGCAACGTCAGGCAATGAAAAAAATGTACGTAATTATATGAAAAATTACATGGAACCATTGACTGATCGTGTTGAAGTTTCCCCTTTAGGGAATGTTTTCGGTATTAAAGAAAGTGCGGTCAAAGATGCGCCAACTTTGCTAGTAGCATCGCATATGGATGAGGTTGGTTTTATGGTCAGTCAAATAACCAAAAACGGTTTGTTCAAAGTAGTGCCCTTAGGTGGCTGGAATCCTTATGTTGTTTCTGCTCAGCGGTATACCTTACAAACAAAAAAAGGTGATTATATTTGTATTTCTTCAGCCGTAGCTCCTCATTTACTACGTGGTAAGGAAGGGCAGTCATCTCTAGAAATCAGTGATGTCTTATTTGATGTTGGCTTTACCTCCAAAGAAGAAGCAGAGTCATATGGTGTAACTCCAGGTGATACACTTGTTCCCTTAGTAGAAACAGTATACACAGCTAATAAAGAATCGATTATTAGTAAAGCATGGGATAATCGTTATGGATGTGTGGCCGTATTAGAGACCTGGGATGCTGTCAAAAACCAATCATTAAATAATAACTTAATTATGGGTGCTAGTGTCCAAGAAGAAGTGGGCTTACGAGGTATTAAAGGGGCTGTCCATCAGTTCCAACCGGATGTATTTATCGCTGTAGATTGTTCTCCAGCTGCTGATGCAGAGGGTAAAAGTGATGTGTTTGGACGATTGGGAGAAGGTTTCTTATTAAGAGTTCAAGATCCAGGCCATTTGACACATCGCGGTATGGTTGAATATCTACTTGATACAGCCTCTACGCATCACATTCCTTATCAATATTATTTTTCTAAAGGTGGTACGGATGCTGGGGCAGCTCATGTTATGAATCAAGGTATTCCTAGCGGAGTCATTGGTGTACCAGCTAGATATATTCACGGCCATCAAACTTTATTTAGAATTTCTGATTATGAAGCGGCGCGTGAAATGTTACAAACCGTGGTTAAGACTTTTGATAGAACCACGCTTAATACGATAATGGAAATGAATTAA
- the ytpR gene encoding YtpR family tRNA-binding protein → MLAFYNKEHVGDTLMLTFDQVGEHGVDVESRGQVTVIKDKTSHKIIGINLFNVSQLFEVNGTGAVTLTDSQIDKINDLLKENKLSSLPDTDQSSKLVVGYVESCIPHEDSDHLSVTQTRVSKDEIYQIVCGAKNIKAGLTVIVAKPGAVMPNGEIIWSGDLRGVKSSGMICSTRELNVTDIEDLPGIWEIDASFEVGTPLEDVIQKYRTA, encoded by the coding sequence TTGTTAGCTTTTTATAATAAGGAACATGTTGGCGATACGTTAATGTTAACCTTTGATCAAGTAGGAGAGCATGGAGTAGACGTTGAAAGTAGAGGTCAAGTAACGGTCATAAAAGATAAAACGTCTCATAAAATTATTGGAATCAACCTTTTTAATGTGAGTCAATTATTTGAAGTTAATGGGACAGGTGCAGTGACTTTAACAGATAGTCAGATTGATAAAATTAATGATTTACTTAAAGAAAATAAGCTATCAAGTTTACCCGATACAGATCAATCTTCAAAGTTAGTGGTTGGTTATGTTGAAAGTTGTATACCGCATGAAGATAGTGATCATCTAAGCGTAACACAAACGCGTGTTAGCAAGGATGAAATCTATCAAATTGTTTGTGGTGCCAAAAATATAAAAGCCGGTTTGACGGTGATTGTAGCTAAACCTGGAGCCGTGATGCCAAATGGAGAAATTATTTGGTCAGGTGACTTAAGAGGTGTGAAAAGTTCAGGAATGATCTGTTCTACTAGAGAATTAAATGTGACAGATATTGAAGATTTGCCTGGGATTTGGGAAATAGATGCTTCATTTGAAGTCGGTACGCCTTTAGAAGACGTCATTCAAAAATACAGAACAGCCTAA
- the murC gene encoding UDP-N-acetylmuramate--L-alanine ligase: MLSKDTIYHFVGIKGSGMSALALILHGEGYRVQGSDIGKYFFTQQELENQNIPIFEFNEDNITEGLTIIAGNAFGDEHPELVKARKLGLPIHRYHKFLGELIEQYTSIAVTGSHGKTSTTGLLSHTIKNLAPVSYLIGDGTGFGDEQANYFALEACEYRRHFLAYQPDYAIITNIDFDHPDYYQSIEDVAAAFQTFANQTKKAVIACGDDEYLINLTASVPIHYYGFGDNNNIKAVNIDRNVDGSSFDVYIDSQFFGHFELPVFGKHNILNALSVIAVLNLEGFKAEDIAKNLATFGGVKRRFSEKQVGKLTIIDDYAHHPSEIKATIDAAKQKYPNRQVVAVFQPHTFSRTIALLQEFADSLSLADDVYLVDIFHSAREESGDISINDLADRIDKKVEIISQDHLSPLMGYQDAVILFMGAGDIDVIGNQFVSSYAQLKPNTL, encoded by the coding sequence ATGTTAAGTAAAGATACAATTTATCATTTTGTAGGCATAAAAGGTTCAGGAATGAGTGCCTTGGCTTTAATTTTACACGGTGAAGGTTATCGCGTTCAAGGCAGTGATATTGGGAAATATTTTTTTACACAACAAGAATTAGAAAACCAAAATATACCTATTTTTGAATTCAACGAGGATAATATTACTGAGGGTTTAACCATTATAGCTGGGAATGCATTTGGTGATGAACATCCGGAATTAGTTAAAGCAAGAAAATTAGGGTTACCCATTCATCGCTATCATAAATTTTTAGGAGAACTTATCGAACAATACACAAGTATTGCTGTCACGGGTTCTCATGGAAAAACGTCAACAACGGGTTTACTATCACATACAATAAAAAATTTGGCTCCTGTAAGTTATTTAATTGGAGATGGAACAGGCTTTGGTGATGAACAAGCAAACTACTTTGCTTTAGAAGCTTGCGAATATCGTCGTCACTTTTTAGCTTACCAACCTGATTATGCGATTATTACTAACATTGATTTTGATCATCCAGATTATTACCAATCGATCGAAGATGTGGCGGCGGCTTTTCAAACTTTTGCAAACCAAACCAAGAAAGCTGTTATTGCCTGTGGGGATGATGAATATCTTATCAATTTAACGGCTTCTGTGCCTATTCATTACTATGGATTTGGAGATAATAATAACATCAAAGCGGTTAATATAGATCGAAATGTCGATGGGTCTTCTTTTGATGTATATATCGATAGTCAGTTTTTTGGGCATTTTGAACTCCCTGTATTTGGGAAACATAATATTTTAAATGCCTTAAGCGTCATTGCCGTTTTAAATTTAGAAGGTTTTAAAGCTGAAGATATTGCCAAAAATTTAGCGACTTTTGGTGGTGTTAAGCGTCGTTTTTCAGAAAAACAAGTAGGGAAATTGACGATAATTGATGACTATGCCCACCACCCTTCAGAAATCAAAGCAACCATTGATGCTGCTAAGCAAAAATATCCCAATAGACAAGTAGTGGCCGTATTCCAACCACATACATTTAGTCGGACTATTGCTTTACTACAAGAATTTGCTGATTCATTATCGTTAGCTGACGATGTGTATTTGGTTGATATCTTTCACTCTGCAAGAGAAGAGTCAGGCGACATCTCAATTAACGATTTAGCTGATAGAATTGACAAAAAAGTTGAGATTATTTCTCAAGATCATTTATCACCATTAATGGGATATCAAGATGCAGTGATACTGTTTATGGGAGCTGGGGACATTGATGTTATAGGCAATCAATTTGTATCTTCGTATGCTCAATTAAAACCGAACACTTTATAG